From Phycisphaerae bacterium:
GTGGTTGACGGTATTCTTGCGAACAAGTCTCTTCTCACAATGACAGAGCCGAAGGACAGCAAGTCGGATATAATTATTCTGCCTGACGAAATTATAATGGTGGCTGCTCAGCCGATTTCAAATAGTTTGTCAGAAAAGCCCATCAGCGGAACATTGATAATGGGGCGATATTTGAATGACCGGATGATAAAAATATTGAGTGAACGAACGCAGCTCGATATCAGCATATCACGCAACGATGCACCGGCATATGACCACGATGCTTCGGTCGTCGTACTGAGTAAGGATAGCATAGCGGGGTTTGTGAACATTTCCAATCTCAACGGTGATAAACATATTACGCTGAAGACAATAATGCCGCGGGCGATTTACAATCGCGGCCTTACGACAGTTCGCTATTTTACCACAGCTATAATATCAGGAGTCGTGAGTATTCTGGCGATTCTTCTGTTCGTTATGCACAAAATCATACTTCGGCCCATTAATACTCTAACTAAAAATTTCATGGATATCCGCAACAACCACGATACAAGCACAAAACTTTATACAGAAAGAAACGATGAAATCGGAACCCTCGCCAGGTCGTTCGACGAGATGATGGAAAACCTCAAAAATAAAATGGCAGACCTGGACGAAAGTCAAAATCTGACAAGAAACATCATCGACACGGACCCTGCGATAATCTTCGTTAAAGACTGTGACGGCCGCTATCTTCTCGTAAACAAGGCAATGGCCGGTTTATTCGATACGACCTGTAAAGATATGCTCGGCAAAACTAATATGGATTTTCTGGGCAGCGCCATCTCTTCTTCCGAGCAAATTGACAAATTCGCCGGCGATGACAGAAAAGTCATCTTAAGCCAAAAACCTCTTTTCGTAAAAGAGGAACAATTTGCTTCGCCCAAAGGCTGGTCAAAGTGGCTGCAGATTTACAAAATTCCGATAACCATAAAGGGCAACCCGAAATGCGTCCTTGGAATCGGCGTGGATATTACGGAACGCAAAAAAAATCAGGACGAGACAAATTCTTTGAACCGTGAACTGATAACAGCCACAGAAAAAGTTGAAACGGCAAATATAGAACTCAGGAATTTTGTCTATGTGGCCTCCCACGATTTACGTGAGCCTTTGAATAAGATTGCCATGTTAAGTAATGTATTGCATCGGTCCCTTACAGACAAGCTTACCGGCAACGACGCCGAAAATCTGAATCTTATGATCGAAGGCGCCAATCGAATGACAAAAATGGTTGAAGGCCTGCTTGATTACTCGCGTGTGGATATGGAAACTCATCCTTTCAAAACCGTTGACGCAAATGAAATTATCGAACAATTAAAGGAATCGGAACTTTCGGTACTGTTGGACGGAAAAAATGCAATAATAGAAATTCCGCAGTCATTGCCGACTGTTATAGCCGACCCTGTTCAGTTTCGCCAGCTGCTTGGAAATCTTATTGCCAATGGGATTCTATATCAGGATAAAGACTCAACTCCGCATATTACGATAACATCAAAACCTGCCGCTGACGGCATGACAAAGATAGA
This genomic window contains:
- a CDS encoding CHASE4 domain-containing protein, with the protein product MIFKPSLSRKVLLSISCVIILALMAMLYVSKTIVLRGFARLEEQEAQTNIERAKNSVDVELTDLVRICKDWAPWDDSQNFVLGKNPEYIASNLLADSLSNFNLNFMMFIDLSGKIFHITAVDPEKGEFVQLPETVVDGILANKSLLTMTEPKDSKSDIIILPDEIIMVAAQPISNSLSEKPISGTLIMGRYLNDRMIKILSERTQLDISISRNDAPAYDHDASVVVLSKDSIAGFVNISNLNGDKHITLKTIMPRAIYNRGLTTVRYFTTAIISGVVSILAILLFVMHKIILRPINTLTKNFMDIRNNHDTSTKLYTERNDEIGTLARSFDEMMENLKNKMADLDESQNLTRNIIDTDPAIIFVKDCDGRYLLVNKAMAGLFDTTCKDMLGKTNMDFLGSAISSSEQIDKFAGDDRKVILSQKPLFVKEEQFASPKGWSKWLQIYKIPITIKGNPKCVLGIGVDITERKKNQDETNSLNRELITATEKVETANIELRNFVYVASHDLREPLNKIAMLSNVLHRSLTDKLTGNDAENLNLMIEGANRMTKMVEGLLDYSRVDMETHPFKTVDANEIIEQLKESELSVLLDGKNAIIEIPQSLPTVIADPVQFRQLLGNLIANGILYQDKDSTPHITITSKPAADGMTKIEVADNGIGIKPEYHQTVFMVFKRVASGDEYEGTGIGLAVCKKIIERHGGKIGLKSTPGKGSTFWFTIPTSSAAVFAAHV